In Takifugu flavidus isolate HTHZ2018 chromosome 13, ASM371156v2, whole genome shotgun sequence, the following are encoded in one genomic region:
- the slco3a1a gene encoding solute carrier organic anion transporter family member 3A1, with protein MQVKKHRDPEQSSGDGLEGDALRRNPSCFSNIKIFLISECALMLAQGTVGAYLVSVLTTLERRFNLQSADVGVIASSFEIGNLVLILFVSYFGAKAHRPRLIGCGGVIMALGALLSALPEFLTNQYEIVDMWRTDAGWDVCSNMTSREAQLVEEAGCANKPNTNMMYLLLIGAQVLLGIGATPVQPLGVSYIDDHVKKKDSSLYIGILFSTLVFGPACGFILGSLCTKFYVDAIFIDTSKLGITPDDPRWIGAWWVGFLLCGALLFCSALFMFGFPHSLPTKDKEEGEDSEHVMLPPSLSSDNETPSSNGILRSHEPANSPTCCQQLRVIPKVTKHLLSNPVFTCIILAACMEIAVVAGFAAFLGKYLEQQFNLTTTSANQLLGMTAIPCACLGIFMGGLLVKKLNLSALGAIRMAMLVNLISTACYVSFLFLGCDTGPVAGVTISYDNRTLQAGRIPEAQCISHCNCLNSSISPVCGSNGVTYLSACFAGCTSRNSQEPTGRSGSTITQNLSGCSCVLAEGEFATAFPGKCPMPGCQEAFLIFLCVVCVCSLVGAMAQTPSVIILIRTVSPELKSYALGVLFLLLRLLGFIPPPLIFGAAIDSTCLFWSSDCGKRGACVLYNNVSYRHLYVSLAIILKGVAFLLYTTTWYCLRRNYRKYIKSHEGHTSQAEFYPSLTEGPKLVDRTKFIYNLEDHEFCENMESVL; from the exons ATGCAGGTGAAGAAGCACCGGGACCCGGAGCAGAGCTCCGGGGACGGGCTGGAGGGAGACGCGCTGCGTAGAAACCCATCCTGCTTCTCAAATATCAAGATATTCTTGATATCGGAATGCGCCCTCATGCTGGCACAGGGGACCGTCGGAGCTTACCTG GTGAGCGTGCTGACCACCCTGGAGCGGCGGTTCAATCTGCAGAGCGCCGACGTGGGCGTGATCGCTAGCAGCTTTGAGATCGGCAACCTGGTGCTGATCCTGTTCGTCAGCTACTTCGGGGCCAAGGCCCACCGACCCCGCCTGATCGGATGCGGCGGCGTCATCATGGCGCTCGGCGCCCTCCTCTCGGCGCTGCCCGAGTTTCTGACGAACCAGTACGAGATTGTGGATATGTGGAGGACTGACGCTGGCTGGGACGTTTGCTCGAACATGACCAGCAGGGAGGCCCAGCTGGTCGAGGAAGCGGGCTGCGCCAACAAGCCCAACACCAACATGATGTACCTGCTGCTAATCGGAGCCCAAGTCTTGCTGGGCATCGGCGCCACGCCGGTGCAGCCCCTGGGCGTGTCCTATATCGACGATCACGTGAAGAAGAAAGACTCGTCGCTCTATATAG GGATCCTCTTTTCTACGCTGGTGTTTGGACCTGCCTGCGGCTTTATCCTGGGCTCCCTCTGCACAAAGTTCTACGTGGACGCCATCTTCATCGACACCA GTAAACTGGGCATCACTCCCGACGACCCGCGGTGGATCGGGGCCTGGTGGGTCGGCTTCCTGCTGTGCGGTGCCTTACTCTTCTGCTCGGCTCTCTTCATGTTCGGCTTCCCCCACTCGTTGCCGACAAAGGacaaggaggagggggaggacagcgAGCACGTTAtgcttcctccttctctcaGTTCGGACAACGAGACGCCGAGCAGCAACGGGATCCTCCGGAGCCACGAGCCAGCCAACAGCCCCAcctgctgtcagcagctcaGAG TGATCCCCAAGGTGACGAAGCACCTCCTGTCCAACCCGGTGTTCACCTGCATCATCCTGGCTGCCTGCATGGAGATCGCGGTCGTGGCGGGCTTCGCGGCCTTCCTGGGGAAATACCTGGAGCAGCAGTTCAACCTCACCACCACCTCGGCCAACCAGCTCTTAG GCATGACGGCCATTCCGTGCGCCTGTCTGGGGATCTTCATGGGCGGCCTGCTGGTAAAGAAGCTCAACTTGTCGGCGCTGGGAGCCATCCGCATGGCCATGCTGGTCAACCTGATCTCCACCGCCTGCTACGTCTCCTTCCTGTTCCTGGGATGCGACACTGGCCCCGTCGCCGGGGTGACGATCAGCTACGACAACAG AACCCTGCAGGCAGGAAGGATCCCAGAGGCCCAGTGCATCAGCCACTGCAACTGCTTGAACTCCTCCATTAGCCCCGTGTGTGGCTCCAACGGAGTCACCTACCTGTCCGCCTGCTTCGCCGGCTGCACCAGCAGGAACTCTCAGGAACCCACAGGCAGATCTGGATCCACTATCACTCAG AACCTGAGTGGATGTTCCTGCGTATTGGCCGAGGGTGAATTCGCCACAGCGTTCCCAGGGAAATGTCCGATGCCAGGCTGCCAGGAGgccttcctcatcttcctgtgtgtggtgtgtgtgtgcagcctggtGGGAGCCATGGCCCAGACTCCCTCAGTCATCATCCTGATCAG gacTGTGAGCCCTGAGCTGAAATCATACGCGCTGGGAGTGTTGTTCCTTTTGCTGCGACTGCTTG GATTCATCCCCCCTCCGTTGATCTTCGGCGCTGCGATCGACTCGACCTGCCTTTTCTGGAGTTCGGACTGCGGCAAGCGGGGCGCGTGCGTCCTCTACAACAACGTATCTTACAGGCACCTGTATGTGAGCCTGGCCATCATCCTGAAGGGCGTGGCCTTCCTCCTCTACACCACCACGTGGTACTGCTTACGCAGGAACTACAGGAAGTACATCAAGAGCCACGAGGGCCACACGTCACAGGCTGAGTTTTACCCGTCTCTAACGGAAGGCCCCAAACTAGTGGACAGGACAAAGTTTATATATAACCTCGAGGACCACGAGTTTTGTGAAAACATGGAGTCGGTTTTATAG